The following is a genomic window from Candidatus Zixiibacteriota bacterium.
TAAGGTAACGCAAGATGCCGTCGGTGAGCTTGAGGTTACGCTCCAGCTCCTCGACGCCGCGCCCCGATGAGCGATACCGCAGCAGCGCGTAATATCCCCTGTTCTGCTTCTGAATGCGGTAGGCCAGCTCCCGCAGGCCCCATTCATCGACGTCGGTCACCGTGCCTTCCTGGCTCTCGATGATCTTTCTGAACCGGTCGATGAACTCTTTGACTCTACCCCCCTTTTCCGGATGAACGATGAAAAGGGTTTCATAAAGTGCCACGGTCGAGCATCCCTCCGCGATAAATGGTTGTTTTTAGCACAGCAAGCCCGCCTTTACAATGCCGCGCGCACGCGCTACCCCGCCCGGTTGAACTGCCCCATCGCCCGCTCCGGGCCCTCGAGCAGCAGACAGGCGACCGCGTCCGCCGCGCGCCCGGCGAACTCGCCCAGGCGGCTCGCTTCCTCCGGCGTGAAGGGCTCGAGCACGTAGTCCGTAGGATCGACACCCTCCGGCGGACGCCCGATCCCCAGCCGCACCCGGTAAAACGACGCTCCCGCCAGCTCGTCGAGAATCGACTGCACTCCGCGGTGGCCGCCGGCGCTTCCCCCGGGGCGTATGCGAATTCTCCCGAACGGCAGGTCGAGATCGTCGTAAACGACGATCAGGTCCTGCGGAGTCGCTCCGCATTCTTTCAGCAGCGCCCTTACCGCCGCCCCGCTGCGGTTCATGTAAGTCTGCGGCTTTGCGAGCAGGACCCGCTCGCCATCGAAGACCGCTTCCCCCACCAGGGAATCGCACCGGCGGGAACGCAGCCTGGCGCCGCGACGCTCGGCGACCAGCTCGACCACGACGAAGCCGAGATTATGGCGCGTCCGCTCGTACTTCTTGCCCGGATTGCCGAGGCCGACGACAAGCTTCACCGCTCGGGTCCCGTCGCGCAGAACAGA
Proteins encoded in this region:
- the rpsF gene encoding 30S ribosomal protein S6, which produces MALYETLFIVHPEKGGRVKEFIDRFRKIIESQEGTVTDVDEWGLRELAYRIQKQNRGYYALLRYRSSGRGVEELERNLKLTDGILRYLTVRAEEGSPTRGVSPPKSREEEGGKTGGEPGPGKAEAPA
- the pth gene encoding aminoacyl-tRNA hydrolase translates to MKLVVGLGNPGKKYERTRHNLGFVVVELVAERRGARLRSRRCDSLVGEAVFDGERVLLAKPQTYMNRSGAAVRALLKECGATPQDLIVVYDDLDLPFGRIRIRPGGSAGGHRGVQSILDELAGASFYRVRLGIGRPPEGVDPTDYVLEPFTPEEASRLGEFAGRAADAVACLLLEGPERAMGQFNRAG